A window of Magnolia sinica isolate HGM2019 chromosome 13, MsV1, whole genome shotgun sequence genomic DNA:
TTTTGTGAAATGTTTTTTTATAATCCCATAATTTCTGTGAACATATATAAGCTACAAAACCATCATTTTGATTGTTAACAAATgattcatctaaaaaaaaaaccatttggatgtgctccaaacGGGCCTTTGGATCGGAAGATTTTAACCTTTGATGATTTGGTTCTTTCATATTGAATATAGACCGTATACTTATCTTTTTCAAAATCACAGCACATAAATATCCTATTTGAGACTTATCTTTCCTGGATATCCACCATCCACGTCTAAGCtcatcaaataaacggtttggatcaccaagaagTATCCAATCTAACGGCTAAAATCGATACGAATCCTATGAAATCGGTACAGATGTGTCCTACcaaaaccttttttttaaaaaattattactgAAATTGTACTTTTGTTATAATTCCTTTTCCAAATAAAAAGAGGATAGTAACAATAACCCTTTCTGGGTCGGTGTGAGGGGAGTGCGGAGAGGATTTCTCCTCTCTGCCGAGCGAATCTCTGCCGTCCAATTcacatgaaaaaataaaaatccccacTTAATCGCTCTAGGATTTCCGATCTCGAATCTTCCTCAATCTCAATCTGAAACCAACCAAACAGTCCATCCGTATCTGGATATTAGTGATGTAAATTCCAGCATAAATATCTGGTAGGGTTCTTTGACGAATCCAGACGCATTTGCAGATCGCAATCCAGAACAGGAAGAACGAAATCCCGACCGATTGTGATTTCGTTCGATCGGCAATGGAACAAGAGAGCCAGAAAAGAGAGGCCGACGGCACTGGCATCCGATCCCCAAACATGCCGATCCTCTGCTCCAACAACTGTGGATTCTTCGGCAGCGCTGCGAATCGTAATCTCTGCTCCAAATGCTACCGAGATCTCTTTCTGCAGAAAGCCAAGATCGACGGTGACGATGGCTCTGCTGTGGAACAGAAGCCAGTTAAGATTGATGGCGGGGATCAAGTGGGGACTGATAATTCTGATGATCCTGCGGGGAAGGAGCCTCCGTCGGCTAACCGCTGTGGGTCGTGCAGGAAGCGGGTCGGTCTCACCGGATTCAAGTGCAGGTGTGGGCAGACGTTCTGCTCCCTCCATCGGTACTCAGACAAGCACGGGTGCCCTTTTGATTACAAGGGCGCAGGCCAGGAAGCGATCTCGAAGGCAAATCCTGTGGTGAAGGCAGACAAGGTCGAGAAGATCTGATCAGTGGAGATAAGCGTAATTTCTTACCCACGACCAGGGTTACTCTGGTATGCTATGAATTACGCTTATGCTGTTGATGCGATAAAAAATCTGTCTTCTTGATTATTTGTCAGAATTATGTGTACAGTTTGGTTCTATGTATGTGATTTGGATTTGGTTACTATTTATTGTGTTTTATTATGGTTTATTAGATATGTGAATATTTTTGCTTTGGAAATTATGAATTATAGTTCAAAGACAATCTTAGTGTGTTTGGATGTTTGGAATTTAGATTTGTCAGCAATATGGTTCTATGGTTCTTCATTAGAAATGACTGGTAGTTGTCTTTAGCTTTCCATCTTTTACTTTAGCCTTGCTTGGTTGTCTTGCTGATGCATCTTCTTGCTTTTGAAGTGATTTATGCTGGTGTTGTTGATAATGGATTTTGGTCACCCAGTTTGGACATGGGTGTCTCTCCAAATCCAGAAGTAACTTGCTTACCATCTCCTTTGATACGTTGAATTTTCACACTTACCACTAGTGATGATTGAGGTTGCAAAGGTTGTCTTGGTGGTGCATTTAGTTATGAAAATATTGTTTGTTTGTCTCTTGTTCTATGACCTTTTAGGAATGATTGGGGCTGTCCTTCCAATTCTTATTCTTTGATCTATATAAAGGGTCAGGAAGGGGGATAGGATCGATGGCCACTTTGAAATTCGTGAAGCTTTTATTTATCTATATGTGGAGCTTCTCACAGTAGAGGACTAGGTGCAACCAAAACTTGACAATCTTTCATCTGATCTTATCTCCAAGGAAAACAGTTTGCCTGAAAGACCTATCGAGGTAGAGGTGAAACTGACAGTGATGGATCTTGCAAGGACAAAGCTCCAAGCACAAATAGTTCCGTGATTGCCTTGTCCCTTGTTTCCTAGGAGGAGGTAAAAGATGATCTTCTGAGTTATATGGTGGAATTCTTTGACAGGGCATCCTTTTTGAGGAGATGGGGGCTTCATTTATCGCCTTGATCCCTAAGAGGGAATTTATGATATCCCTTAAGGACTTTGGACCTATAAGTCTTATTGGAAGTTTTTACAAGATCTTGGAGTCTAGATTGAGAAGGGTGTTGGTGAGAGTAATTTCATTGtcccaatggttttttttttttttttgcatgggaGGTGGATTTTAGCCTGGACTCTCATTGTGCATGAGTGCATCAATTCGAAATATAGAGAGGGAAGCACGAGCGTTCTTTGTAAACATGACATAGAAAATTGAGAATCTCTGAACTACATGCTTTGAAGATAAAATTTTGGCGTTCAATGGTGGAAATGTATGCAAGTGTCtacttttcccaaaaaaaaagtgTGTGGGGGTTCCGTAACATTCTTAGTTCTTATCATTGGTTTCCTAAAAGGATTCTTTGGAAGTGTTGGTCGAGCAAAATGAAGTGGAAGTGGATCGTTATGCGTGGCTACAATGATGATGCAGATTTAATCACGTATGCAGTTTAAATAGGACAGCGCTCTAGTAATCTGTGATCCAACCACTAGGGGAAGTAAATGTTGCCTTTACCCCGTAGATCTGACAGCTTATATGGTTTCTTAAAGGCTGATTGTTGTAGATTTATGGCTAAGATTGAGTAGGAAAGGaaatttctctccctctctctccgacATATAAGAGGAAGAATAAAGAGTATTATTTTATACATATCAAGAGTGGTGCACCCAATAGGAGTcacacaggtgggccccataggataAATGCTCAAGTTAGAAGTAGCCCAAGATGTACACGGAACTACTGTCTAAGATTCCCTAGACTTCCATATATTGTGGGAGCCTCACTCCTTTTAACAACCACAATATGTTTGAGTAGCATTTTGGTAGAGGGTGGTTGGAACACTTAAGTTGATGGTTTTAAGCTTCGGAGTTCTGCACATGGAAaaattccctctttttttctttttttttttttgttttttttttgtttcgagATTGAGAGCGAAGCTTTGATGTGTGTGAATCTAGATAGTGATGAACTTGATTCTTATCAAGAGGCATTGGAATTCACATACTCCAATGATTGGATAGTCACGATGGTGATTGAGATTTCCTTCATGAAAAAGAATTTAATTTGGGAATTAGTAGGCCT
This region includes:
- the LOC131223435 gene encoding zinc finger A20 and AN1 domain-containing stress-associated protein 6-like, giving the protein MEQESQKREADGTGIRSPNMPILCSNNCGFFGSAANRNLCSKCYRDLFLQKAKIDGDDGSAVEQKPVKIDGGDQVGTDNSDDPAGKEPPSANRCGSCRKRVGLTGFKCRCGQTFCSLHRYSDKHGCPFDYKGAGQEAISKANPVVKADKVEKI